GTAAACGTCACGTCGGTCGAGCCGGTGGCGTGGGCGATGTTCTGGACGATCATGTCGACATTGATGCCGCCGGTCGCCAGCGGGCCGAAGATCGCCGCAACCGCGCCGGGACGGTCGGGCACCTCGACGAGCGTCACCTTCGCCTCGTTCTTGTCGTGGGCGATGCCGGTGATGAGCTGGCGTTCCATGTCGTCGATCTCCTCCTCGCCCACGATCAGCGTGCCGGGGCGCACCACTCCATCCTCACCGACGAAGGACGAGAGCACCTGAACGCGCACCCCTTCCTTCATCGCCAGCCCGACCGACCGCGTCTGGAGCACCTTGGCCCCGACGCTCGCCAGTTCGAGCATTTCCTCGTACGTGACCTTCGCCAGCTTGCGTGCGCGGGGCACGATGCGCGGGTCGGTCGTGTAGACGCCATCGACGTCGGTATAGATGTCGCAGCGGTCCGCCTTCATCGCCGCGGCCATCGCCACCGCCGACGTGTCCGACCCGCCGCGGCCGAGCGTCGTCACGCGATTGCCCTCGGTCGAGCCCTGGAAGCCGGGGATCACCGCGACCTCACCCGCCGCGAGGCTCTTGTCGAGCTCGGTCGTGTCGACATCCTCGATCCGGGCCGAGGCATGGACGTCGCTGGTCCGGATCGGGAGCTGCCAGCCGAGCCAGCTCCTCGCCGGCACGCCCGCCGCCTGGAGCGCGATCGCGAGCAGCCCGCTCGTCACCTGTTCGCCCGAGGAGACGACGACGTCATATTCGCGCGGATCGTAGAGCGCCGAGGCCTCGCGGCAGAAGCCGACGAGCCGGTCGGTGTCGCCCGCCATCGCCGAGACGACGACGGCGATCTGGTTGCCCGCCTCCCACTCGCGCTTGACGAGTTTCGCGACGGTCCGGATGCGCTCGATGCCAGCCATCGAAGTGCCGCCGAACTTCATCACGATGCGCGCCATGGTGCCCTTATCCCCCCTTGGGTCCGCTGGGGGCGGCTGATAGGGGGACGCCATGGCAAAGGCAACGACGATCGATCCGAAGGAGGCCGCGCATTTCGGCGGGCTCGCCGCCGAATGGTGGGATCCGCGCGGCAGCTCGGCAATGCTGCACCGGCTGAACCCGGTGCGGCTGCGCTATATCCGCGCCGCGATTGACGCGCATTGGGATGGCGACGCGGCGACGTTCGATCCGTTGGCGGGCAAGACCGCGCTCGACGTCGGTTGCGGCGCCGGGCTGCTGTGCGAGCCGCTGGCGCGGTTGGGCGCGCGGGTGACGGGCATCGACGCCGCGCCGGAGAACGCCGCCGCCGCCGCCGCGCATGCCGCCGCGGGCGGGCTCGACATCCACTATCTGGCGGGCGAGCTCGACACGCTGGCGGACAAGCGCTTCGACCTCGTCACCGCCATGGAAGTGATCGAGCATGTCACCGATCCGGCGGGGTTCGTCGCGGGGCTGGTCGAGGCGCTGGCGCCCGGGGGCCTGCTCATCCTCTCGACGCCGAACCGCACGTCACTGTCCAAGCTCGCGCTGGTCGGCGTGGCCGAAGCGACGGGGATGATCCCGCGCGGCACCCACGACTGGGACAAGTTCCTAACGCCGGAGGATCTCACCGCGCTGCTGAAGGATGCCGGAATGCGCGTGACCGACGTCACCGGCCTCGCCTTCTCGCCCGCAAAGGGGTTCGTGCTCGGCGAGGATAGGCGGCTCAACTATCTGGTGACGGCGGTGCGAGCCTGATCCCCGGTCCCGCCAGCGATCAGAACAACCGACCCCCGTTCGTCACGTCCTTCGACGGCGCCACCAGCACCACCTTCCCGGCATCGTCCGGGAAGCCGAGCGTCAGCACCTCCGACATCATCGGCCCGATCTGCCGCGGCGGGAAGTTGACCACCGCCGCCACCTGTCGCCCGACGAGTTCCTCCAGCGCGTAATGCTCGGTGATCTGCGCCGAGGATCGCTTGATCCCGATCGTCGGACCGAAATCGATCGTCAGCTTGTAGGCGGGCTTGCGCGCCTCCGGAAACGGCTCGGCCGCGACGATCGTCCCCACGCGGATATCGACCGCGAGAAAGTCGTCGAAGGTAATGGCCGCGGCGGCCGGCGCGGTCGCGTCGTGGGTCATGTGCATGGACGTCCGCTTACCGGCGTCCGCCCCTGCCCTGCAACCGTCAGTCCGCGACGCTCGCCAGCGCCGCCGGATCGAAGCCGCTGGCATCGGCGACATCGAAATAGCGTGTGAGCAGGTCGCGCTCGATGCCTGTCAGGTGCGGGTTCCAGACGTCGAGGATCAACACCACGCGCGGCTGGTCGCTGTCGTTCCACGCCTCGTGCTCGATCGTGTCGTCAAAGGCGAACGCCTCACCCTCGCGCCATTCGCGGGTCTCGCCGCCGACGCGAAAGCCGCAGCTGGGCGGTACGATCAGCGGCAGGTGCACGATCGCGCGCGCGTTGCTGACGCCGGTATGCGCAGGGAGACGCGTGTGAGGCTTGAGGATCGAGAAGAACACATTGGGCGTCCGCCGCCCCATCTGCGCGAGCGGTACGGTCTCCTCGAGCGCCCCCGTCGTCGCCGGGCAGCGCCGACAGTGATCGTCGTCGCGCGCTCCGAAGCGCCACAGATAGAAGACGCTCCAGTCGAACGATCGATCGAGCGGCGACCATTTGTTTTCCGGCGTGCCGCGATCCTGCGCGACATAGGGGACGATGCCCACGACGCCGTCGCGCAGCAGCGCCTCCGCCTCGGCGCGGATCGCGGGCGTGTGCGCCTCGAGCGCTGCCATCCACGGGAAAAGCTCGCGATCAAAGAACTCGTCGGCGGGAAGAAACGGGAAGTGAAGCCCGTGGCACTCGTTCTGGTAGATCTGCCGCCGCCCGAACATGCGGTCGATACAGGCATCGAACCGCCGCCGGTCGCGGCGCGGCAGCGGCTCGCGTACGTCGGCGATCCCGGCCTCGATCGTCGAGGCGATCTGCGCGCCCTTTGCGGAGACATAATCGCGCGCGTGGTCGAGCACCGCGCGAAAGCCGGGGGCGGGATTGTCGATCCCGCGCGCCAGGTCGAGCACGTTCGACCAGCGCAGGATCGCCAGCGCCGTCTCGCTGCGCCGCTCGTGAAGTTCGGCCAGGCGCACCAGGCCGCCGAGATGACGCTGGTCGCAGTCGAGCACACGCATGAGCGCATCGCGCTCACCGGCATCGTCGCCGCGGCGGCGACGCGCTGTCGCGACGTTCATCCAGAGCTCCGGCGCGCCCTGATCGACCGCGGCAGCGTGGAGGAAGTGCGCTTCGGCGTCGTCGAAGCGACCCTCCTCAAGCGCCATCATGCCAAGGCGATTTCGAACCTGTGGCTGGGTCGGATCGACGGAAAGCGCCGCTTCCAGCGCGCGTCGAGCCGCCGCCCGGTCACCCCGCGCGGCGGCTGCATTGCTTTCTTCGATTGACCGGCGGACCGCCCCCGCAGCTTCGCTCATGCAACATAGGTTGCAAACCTAGGCGAGGCAGGCAAGCGGTCGCTCGAACCTTATCCTAATTGGTCACGAAGCCGCCGGCATTGCGCTGGATGATGTCCTCCGACCCCAAACGCGCGGCGTTGGCAAGGTTGTTCCATTCGGCCGCCGTCCGGCACTCGCGCTTGCCCTTCACCAGCGAGCCGGTGTCGACCAGCTTGCGGCAAATGCGACGCTCCTTGGCCGGCGGCGCCGCGGCATCGACGGGCGCGGTTT
This is a stretch of genomic DNA from Sphingomonas sp. Y38-1Y. It encodes these proteins:
- a CDS encoding aspartyl/asparaginyl beta-hydroxylase domain-containing protein; this translates as MRLAELHERRSETALAILRWSNVLDLARGIDNPAPGFRAVLDHARDYVSAKGAQIASTIEAGIADVREPLPRRDRRRFDACIDRMFGRRQIYQNECHGLHFPFLPADEFFDRELFPWMAALEAHTPAIRAEAEALLRDGVVGIVPYVAQDRGTPENKWSPLDRSFDWSVFYLWRFGARDDDHCRRCPATTGALEETVPLAQMGRRTPNVFFSILKPHTRLPAHTGVSNARAIVHLPLIVPPSCGFRVGGETREWREGEAFAFDDTIEHEAWNDSDQPRVVLILDVWNPHLTGIERDLLTRYFDVADASGFDPAALASVAD
- a CDS encoding aspartate kinase, coding for MARIVMKFGGTSMAGIERIRTVAKLVKREWEAGNQIAVVVSAMAGDTDRLVGFCREASALYDPREYDVVVSSGEQVTSGLLAIALQAAGVPARSWLGWQLPIRTSDVHASARIEDVDTTELDKSLAAGEVAVIPGFQGSTEGNRVTTLGRGGSDTSAVAMAAAMKADRCDIYTDVDGVYTTDPRIVPRARKLAKVTYEEMLELASVGAKVLQTRSVGLAMKEGVRVQVLSSFVGEDGVVRPGTLIVGEEEIDDMERQLITGIAHDKNEAKVTLVEVPDRPGAVAAIFGPLATGGINVDMIVQNIAHATGSTDVTFTVPKADLARAIDMLEKERAVIGYTKLIHDTRVAKVTVVGVGMRSHAGVAATMFNTLGARGINILAITTSEIKVSVLIEEDYTELAVRVLHTAYGLDAAEEPEAA
- a CDS encoding tRNA-binding protein: MHMTHDATAPAAAAITFDDFLAVDIRVGTIVAAEPFPEARKPAYKLTIDFGPTIGIKRSSAQITEHYALEELVGRQVAAVVNFPPRQIGPMMSEVLTLGFPDDAGKVVLVAPSKDVTNGGRLF
- the ubiG gene encoding bifunctional 2-polyprenyl-6-hydroxyphenol methylase/3-demethylubiquinol 3-O-methyltransferase UbiG — translated: MAKATTIDPKEAAHFGGLAAEWWDPRGSSAMLHRLNPVRLRYIRAAIDAHWDGDAATFDPLAGKTALDVGCGAGLLCEPLARLGARVTGIDAAPENAAAAAAHAAAGGLDIHYLAGELDTLADKRFDLVTAMEVIEHVTDPAGFVAGLVEALAPGGLLILSTPNRTSLSKLALVGVAEATGMIPRGTHDWDKFLTPEDLTALLKDAGMRVTDVTGLAFSPAKGFVLGEDRRLNYLVTAVRA